DNA sequence from the Kiloniellales bacterium genome:
GCTCAACTAAGAAAAAGCCATGCTGGGAGGAACTTCGGTCACATGAACAATCCCTTTGCCGAGCTTTCCGCGTCGATACCGGCTGTGGTGATGCAGACCTACGTCGTCGTCATGATCCTGCTGGTCGCCGGCGGGACGCTGTTCGACATCGTTCACAAGAAGAGCGCCACTTACTTTTTCAACAATTGGCGGAACGCAAGGAACAAGGGGACGCAGCAGGTCGGCGGCGGGGAACTGGCGCTGCTGGCGATCCAGACCGCCGCGGTCGAGGTGGCGACCTCCGCTGAGTTCTGCAACCCGCAGCGCAGAATAGCCCATCTCCTCACCATGTACGGCTTCCTGCTCTACGTCGTCGCCACCGCCGTCATGGTCTTCGCCTACCCGACGCCCGCCACCCCGACGCCGGTCCTCCTGACGCTGCTGTGGTATCTCGGGGCCCTGATGGTCTGCGGCGGCGGCTACTGGTTCTGGTTCTTCATTCGGGTCGACGTCGCCGCCGAGGGCAATTCGCCGTTCCGCTTCGTGCGCGCCGACCTCTTCATCCTCTCGCTTCTGGCGTGCGTGACACTTGGGCTGATCTGGGCGCTCGTCCAGGCGGCGGGCGGTTCCTGGGCCAACCTGTTCCTCGCCCTGTACCTGATCGCGACGACGGTGCTGTTCGGGTCGGTTCCCTGGTCGAAGTTCTCGCACATGTTCTTCAAACCCGCCGCGGCCTTCCAGAAGCGGGTCGAGAACGCCGACGGCTCGAGGAGCAACCTGCCGGGCCCGGCCGACAAGCCGGAACTCTTCGGCAGCGCCCGGCGACTGCCCCGACACTACTGAACAGCCCATCCAAAGGCCTTCGATCGAGGGAGCTAGGGGGATCTCATGCCGACATACGTTTACATGACCCGGTGCGACGGTTGCGGACACTGCGTCGATATCTGCCCGTCCGACATCATGCACATCGACAAGACCTACCGGCGGGCCTTCAACATCGAGCCCAACATGTGCTGGGAGTGCTATTCCTGCGTAAAGGCCTGCCCGCAGAACGCCATTGACGCACGCGGCTATGCCGACTTCGCCCCCATGGGCCACAGCGTCCGGGCGCTACGGGAGGAGGCCAAGGGCACGATCTCCTGGAAGATCAAGTTCCGGGACGGCCGCGAGAAGAACTTCGTCTCGCCGATCCGGACCACGCCCTGGGGATCGATCAAGGGACCGGCCGAATACGAGGCCCCCAGCCAGGATGCGCTGAAATCCCAGGAGCTGGCACACGAGCCCGACGCGCTCAACATCGAGGGCGGCCTGCCTGCCTTGAGGCCGGATCAACTCAAGCAGGGGGTGGTCTAGTGGGGCTGTTCAACCGCCGGAAGACGGTTCACGTCGATTCCGACATCCTGGTGATCGGCGGCGGCATGGCCGGCTGCGGGTCGACCTACGAGTCCCGGTACTGGGGCCGCGACCTGAAGATCGTCTGCGTCGAGAAGGCGAACATCGAGCGCAGCGGCGCCGTCGCGCAGGGGCTCTATGCGATCAACTGCTACATGGGCATGCAATGGGACGAGAACCAGCCCGAGGACCATGTCCGCTACGCCCGCAACGACCTCATGGGGCTGGTGCGCGAGGATCTGGGCTACGACATCGCCCGGCACGTCGACTCCACGGTGCACAAGTTCGAGGAGTGGGGCCTGCCGATCATGAAGGACCCGGACACCGGGCGGTATCTGCGCGAGGGCAAGTGGCAGATCATGATCCACGGTGAGAGCTACAAGCCGATCGTCGCCGAGGCCGCGCGCAAGGCCGCCACCGAGGTCTACAACCGGATCATGGTGACCCACCTGCTGATGGACAAGACGAAGGCCAATCGGGTCGCCGGGGCCGTCGGCTTCAACGTCCGCACCGGTGATTTCTATGTCTTCCGCGCCAAGGCGGTCATCGTCTGCGCCGGCGGCGCGTCGCACATCTTCAAGCCCCGCGCGGTCGGGGAAGGCATGGGACGGACCTGGTATGCCCCCTGGAGCAGCGCCTCCGCCTATGCCCTGCCGATCCTGGCCGGCGCCAAGATGACGCAGATGGAGAACCGCATCGTCCTGACCCGCTTCAAGGACGGCTACGGCCCGGTTGGCGCCTACTTCCTGCACCTCAAGACCTACACTCAGAACGCCTATGGCGACGAGTACGAGTCCAACTGGTACGAGCACACCAAGAACCTGGTCGGCGACTACATCGACCGGCACCCGGTGCCGACCTGCCTGCGCAACCACGCCATCCTGGAGGAGGTCAAGGCCGGCAGGGGCCCGATCCGCATGGTGACGATGGAGGCCTTCCAGGACCCCCACAAGGAGACCGTCGGCTGGGAGAACTTCCTCGGCATGACGATCGGCCAGGCGGTCGTCTGGGCGTCGCAGAACATCGACCCCAAGCACACCAATCCCGAGCTGACCACCTCCGAGCCCTACGTCATGGGCTCCCACGCCACCTGCTCCGGCGCCTGGGCGAGCGGGCCGGAAGACTACGCCCCCGACGAGTACCAGTGGGGCTACAACCGGATGATGACCGTCGAGGGGCTGTTCGGCGCCGGCGACACCATCGGCGGCACCGCCCACAAGTTCTCGTCGGGCTCCTTCACGGAAGGCCGGATCGCCGGCAAGGCGGCGGTCAACTACGTCAACGACCTGGGCAACGACGTGCCGGACGTCAGCGAGCAGGAGTACCAGGATCTCGAGAAGGTCGTCTTCCAGCCCATGGAGAACTACCAGGTCGGCCGCAACGAGATCGTCGCGGGCACCGTTTCGCCGAGCTATCTCCTGCCGATCAACGGCCTGCAGCGACTCGAGAAGATCATGGACGAGTACGTCGGCGGCATCAGCGCCCACTACACGACCAACGAGCCCATGCTGACCCGCGGGCTGGAGCTGCTGCACATGCTGAAGGAAGACCTCAGCTATCTCGGGGCCGAAGACCTTCACCAGCTTCAGCGGGCCTGGGAGCTTCAGCACCGGGTGCTGGCTTCGGAGTGCGTGACCCAGCACACCATGTTCCGGACCGAGACCAGGTGGCCGGGCTACTACTACCGGGCCGATCATCCGAAGCTGGACGACACCGATTGGCACTGCTTCACGATCTCCCAGTTCGACCGGGAATCCGGGAACTGGGAGCTGGAGAAGGCCCCCGTCTACCACATCGTCGACTGAACGGAGTCCACCGACCAACGGAGCCCCCTGTGATGTCCAAGCTGGTCCCGCCCCACGGCGGGGGAGCGCTCCGGCCCCTGCTGCTCGATGAAGAGCAACGCTCCGCCGAGCTGAAGCGGGCGGAGGGGCTGAAGGCCGTGCCCATGACCAGCCGGGAGAGCTCCGATCTCGTCATGCTGGCGATGGGCGCCTACACGCCGCTCGAGGGCTTCATGAGGCACGACGACTGGCGGCGTGTCTGCACGGATCTGAGCCTGGAGAGCGGCATCTTCTGGCCGATCCCCATCACGCTGTCCTGCGACCGGGACCTGGCCGGCAGCATCGGCGCCGGCGAGGAGGTGGCCCTGGTCGACGCGGAGTCGGGTCTGCTCATGGCCGTGATGACGGTCGAAGAGAAGTACAAGATCGACCCGCGGCTGGAGAGCTCCGAGGTGTTTCGGACCACCGACGAGAAGCACCCCGGCGTCGCCAAGGTCCTGGCGCAGGGCGAGGTCAACCTGGCCGGGCCGGTCAGGGCCTTGAGCGAAGGCGTCTGGCCGCGCAGCTACCCGGGTCTCTACCTACGGCCGGCCGAGACGCGCGCCCGCTTCGAGGCGCTGGGCTGGTCGAAGGTGGCCGCCTTCCAGACCCGCAATCCCATGCACCGCAGCCACGAGTATCTGGCCAAGGTCGCCGTCGAAGTCTGCGACGGGCTCTTGATCCACCAGGTTCTCGGCAAGCTCAAGCCGGGCGACATACCGGCCGATGTCCGCGTTCAGGCGATCAATGCCCTGGTCGAGAACTACTTCGTGGCCGACACCGTGATTCAGGCGGGCTATCCGATCGAGATGCGCTATGCCGGCCCGCGCGAGGCCCTGCTGCACGCTCTCTTTCGGCAGAACTTCGGCTGTTCCCATCTGGTCGTCGGCCGCGACCATGCGGGCGTCGGCGACTACTACGGCCCCTTCGACGCGCACGACATCTTCGAAGAGCTGGCGCCCGGGAGCCTGGAAACCGCGCCCCTGAAAATCGACGTCACCTTCTACTGCGAGATCTGCCGCGCCATCGCGACCGGCCGAACCTGCCCGCACGACGAGAGCCACCGGCTGGCGATCTCGGGAACGCGCCTCCGGGCCATGTTCGCCAACCGGGAGCCGATCCCCCACGAGTTCAGCCGGCCCGAGGTGCTCAAGGTCCTGCAAGCGCATTACGAGAGCGAGAGCTGATGGCGGCCATGAAGATCGCCCAGATCAGCGACACCCACATCCTGGCGCGCGGCGCCGATGAGGCCCGGGGGCCGCGACGGGCAGAGAACCTCAGGCGCTGCGTCGCGGACATCAACCGCCAGCGGCCCGATGCGGTGATCCATACCGGCGACACGGTGCAGCACGGCCTGCCCGAGGAATACGAGCACCTGCGCGAGATCCTCGCGCCCCTGGAGGCGCCGCTCTACCTGATCCCCGGCAACCGCGACAGGCGCGACGCCCTGCGCGAGGCCTTCGGCGATAAGGCCTATCTGCCCAGGAACGGCGAATTCCTCCACTACACGGTCGACGACCACGCTCTGCGCTTGGTCGCGCTCGATTCGACGGCGCCGGGAGAACGCAAGGGGGTCTACTGCCGCGAGCGCCAGGCCTGGCTCGACGAGACCCTGGGCCGCGCGCCGGACCGGCCGACGCTTCTCTTCATCCACCATCCGCCCTTTGACATCGACGACCACTACATCGGCGGCTACCGCCGGCCCGGCGAGGCCGAGGACCTGGCCGCCGTGGTCGGGCGTCACCCCCAGGTGCTGCGGCTGCTGTGCGGCCACGTGCACTGCCCGACCCGCCGGTCCTGGGCCGGCACCGAGGCGACCACCATGCCCAGCGTCGCGGTCGACGTGCGCAAGGGCATCGACGAAACCGAGGCCAAGGACCGGCCGATCTACCTGCTGCACGTCCTGTCGGAGGACGGCGGCCTGGTCAGCGAATCAAGAACCGTCGCCGACTGAAGCCGTCCTTAGAGCGGATCATGTCTTGACGGAAACGCTTCGCGGTTCCGGCAAAGACATGTGAATCCGCTCTACATCTAATGTTTAGAGCAGATTCACCGGGTTTGATGAATCGCCTCCGACGATTCAGTCAAACCCGGATCTGCTCTAGGCTCTCAGCGCTGGGCGGTGTCGAGCCAGATGGTCACCGGGCCGTCGTTGACCAGCGACACCTTCATCTCGGCGCCGAAGCGGCCGCTGGCCACGGTGACGCCCTGCGCCTCGACCTCGGCCTTGAAGTGCTCGTAGAGGCGCTCACCGTCCTCCGGCGCGGCGGCGGTGGAGAAGCCGGGCCGGTTGCCCTTGGTCTCGGCCGCCAGGGTGAACTGGCTGACGATGAGCGCCGATCCGCCGAGGTCCAGCAGCGAGCGGTTCATGCGGCCCGCCTCGTCGCGGAAGATGCGCAGCTTGACCGTCTTGCCCGCGAGCCACGCGCTTTCCGCCTCGCCGTCGTCCCGCATCGCGCAGACCAGGACGACCAGCCCCTCGCCGATCTCGCCGACAACCGCGCCGTCGACGCTGACGCTCGCGCCGGACGTCCTCTGGATCAGCGCACGCATCGGACGACGCTGCCTTCCCTGCGGGACCTAGTTTTTTTCATCCTTGAAGCCGATGCTCCAGTGCGTCCCGTCGCAGAAGGGCTTGTTCTTCGAGCCGCCGCAGCGGCAGAGCGTATAGTGCTCGCGCGAGGTGCCCTCAGCCATCTCCTGACCGAGCAACTCGATCCCGCCGGTAACGGCGTAGGGGCCGTCCTTCAGCACCGTGACCATCGGTTCGCCGGCATTGTCCTTGTGCTCGACGTCCTCGATCGAGTAGCTGAGCGCGCCCGACGGGCACTTCTTGATGGTCTGGATGATCTCTTCGGTGGTCGCGCCGTCCGGGTCGATCCAGGGCTCCTCGCCCAGCTTGAACACGGATTTGAGATTGTCCGTGCAGTGACCGATGTGCGCGCAGACGCCGCGGATGTCGTGAATCGTGATCTTCTTGCCCACGTAGCGGTCGCGCTTGTCGGCGGAGCCGTCCGTCAGCTTCTCGTCCGTGAAGCCGTTCTTGCCGTGCGTGCCGTCGCAGAACGGCTTGTTCTGCGACCCGCCGCAACGGCACAGGGCGACCCCGGTCACGGTCTCACGGGGTTCCCCGCTGGAACTGCGGAGATGGGGCACGACCTTGGGGGTCATGTCGTTGAGCAGGTGGTAAGGCCCGTTCGGAAGGCACGCGATCTTCGGTTTCTCCTCGCCCATGGTGTTTTGTCCCCTTCTCAAAGTCGCCCTGCAGAACCTGCGCTCAGGCCATCATTCCGCCGAGGCTGATCAGCTCAAAGCCCCAAGGCCCCAATCACCTCAGAGACCGAGCGCCCGCCGCCGTTCCTCGGCGAAACCCTGGACCAGGCGATCCGCGACCAGGGCCAGGATCGCCATGGCGGCCCCCGCCGAGATGCCGAGACCCACATCC
Encoded proteins:
- the aprB gene encoding adenylyl-sulfate reductase subunit beta, with the translated sequence MPTYVYMTRCDGCGHCVDICPSDIMHIDKTYRRAFNIEPNMCWECYSCVKACPQNAIDARGYADFAPMGHSVRALREEAKGTISWKIKFRDGREKNFVSPIRTTPWGSIKGPAEYEAPSQDALKSQELAHEPDALNIEGGLPALRPDQLKQGVV
- the aprA gene encoding adenylyl-sulfate reductase subunit alpha → MGLFNRRKTVHVDSDILVIGGGMAGCGSTYESRYWGRDLKIVCVEKANIERSGAVAQGLYAINCYMGMQWDENQPEDHVRYARNDLMGLVREDLGYDIARHVDSTVHKFEEWGLPIMKDPDTGRYLREGKWQIMIHGESYKPIVAEAARKAATEVYNRIMVTHLLMDKTKANRVAGAVGFNVRTGDFYVFRAKAVIVCAGGASHIFKPRAVGEGMGRTWYAPWSSASAYALPILAGAKMTQMENRIVLTRFKDGYGPVGAYFLHLKTYTQNAYGDEYESNWYEHTKNLVGDYIDRHPVPTCLRNHAILEEVKAGRGPIRMVTMEAFQDPHKETVGWENFLGMTIGQAVVWASQNIDPKHTNPELTTSEPYVMGSHATCSGAWASGPEDYAPDEYQWGYNRMMTVEGLFGAGDTIGGTAHKFSSGSFTEGRIAGKAAVNYVNDLGNDVPDVSEQEYQDLEKVVFQPMENYQVGRNEIVAGTVSPSYLLPINGLQRLEKIMDEYVGGISAHYTTNEPMLTRGLELLHMLKEDLSYLGAEDLHQLQRAWELQHRVLASECVTQHTMFRTETRWPGYYYRADHPKLDDTDWHCFTISQFDRESGNWELEKAPVYHIVD
- the sat gene encoding sulfate adenylyltransferase yields the protein MSKLVPPHGGGALRPLLLDEEQRSAELKRAEGLKAVPMTSRESSDLVMLAMGAYTPLEGFMRHDDWRRVCTDLSLESGIFWPIPITLSCDRDLAGSIGAGEEVALVDAESGLLMAVMTVEEKYKIDPRLESSEVFRTTDEKHPGVAKVLAQGEVNLAGPVRALSEGVWPRSYPGLYLRPAETRARFEALGWSKVAAFQTRNPMHRSHEYLAKVAVEVCDGLLIHQVLGKLKPGDIPADVRVQAINALVENYFVADTVIQAGYPIEMRYAGPREALLHALFRQNFGCSHLVVGRDHAGVGDYYGPFDAHDIFEELAPGSLETAPLKIDVTFYCEICRAIATGRTCPHDESHRLAISGTRLRAMFANREPIPHEFSRPEVLKVLQAHYESES
- a CDS encoding phosphodiesterase, yielding MAAMKIAQISDTHILARGADEARGPRRAENLRRCVADINRQRPDAVIHTGDTVQHGLPEEYEHLREILAPLEAPLYLIPGNRDRRDALREAFGDKAYLPRNGEFLHYTVDDHALRLVALDSTAPGERKGVYCRERQAWLDETLGRAPDRPTLLFIHHPPFDIDDHYIGGYRRPGEAEDLAAVVGRHPQVLRLLCGHVHCPTRRSWAGTEATTMPSVAVDVRKGIDETEAKDRPIYLLHVLSEDGGLVSESRTVAD
- the dtd gene encoding D-aminoacyl-tRNA deacylase, translated to MRALIQRTSGASVSVDGAVVGEIGEGLVVLVCAMRDDGEAESAWLAGKTVKLRIFRDEAGRMNRSLLDLGGSALIVSQFTLAAETKGNRPGFSTAAAPEDGERLYEHFKAEVEAQGVTVASGRFGAEMKVSLVNDGPVTIWLDTAQR
- a CDS encoding CDGSH iron-sulfur domain-containing protein; amino-acid sequence: MGEEKPKIACLPNGPYHLLNDMTPKVVPHLRSSSGEPRETVTGVALCRCGGSQNKPFCDGTHGKNGFTDEKLTDGSADKRDRYVGKKITIHDIRGVCAHIGHCTDNLKSVFKLGEEPWIDPDGATTEEIIQTIKKCPSGALSYSIEDVEHKDNAGEPMVTVLKDGPYAVTGGIELLGQEMAEGTSREHYTLCRCGGSKNKPFCDGTHWSIGFKDEKN